From Micromonospora sp. NBC_01699, a single genomic window includes:
- a CDS encoding GNAT family N-acetyltransferase, which yields MNIKPDELDISANPVWTSLTGRHARFTTSHGRAVMFEPDISPFAAVTDWNDEGAWADLAKLAGPQSVVAVAGVGLVLPAGWDVVWHGEGLQLVDVAVEATEDAEAVRLTAEDVPEMLDLVARTEPGPFAPRTIELGTYLGIRRDGALVAMAGERLRVPGLTEISAVCTDPGYRGQGLASRLVKAVAAGIRARGETPFLHAADFNTNAIRLYESMGFKVRTEITFAAVRTP from the coding sequence ATGAACATCAAGCCGGACGAACTCGACATCTCAGCTAACCCCGTCTGGACCTCGCTCACCGGTCGGCACGCCCGCTTCACCACCTCCCACGGTCGGGCCGTCATGTTCGAGCCGGACATCTCACCGTTTGCCGCCGTGACCGACTGGAACGACGAAGGCGCCTGGGCCGACCTGGCGAAGCTGGCCGGACCGCAGAGCGTGGTCGCGGTGGCCGGTGTCGGACTCGTCCTGCCCGCCGGCTGGGACGTGGTGTGGCACGGGGAGGGTCTGCAACTGGTCGACGTCGCCGTGGAGGCCACCGAGGACGCGGAGGCCGTACGGCTGACCGCCGAGGACGTACCGGAGATGCTGGACCTGGTTGCGCGTACGGAACCGGGGCCGTTCGCGCCGCGCACGATCGAGCTGGGAACGTACCTGGGTATTCGCCGCGACGGCGCGCTCGTCGCGATGGCGGGTGAGCGGCTGCGGGTGCCCGGCCTGACGGAGATCAGCGCGGTCTGCACCGATCCCGGCTATCGCGGCCAGGGTCTGGCCAGCCGGCTCGTCAAGGCAGTGGCGGCCGGCATCCGCGCACGCGGCGAGACGCCGTTCCTCCACGCAGCCGACTTCAACACCAACGCCATTCGACTGTACGAGTCAATGGGCTTCAAGGTACGCACGGAAATCACCTTCGCCGCCGTCCGCACCCCCTGA
- a CDS encoding helix-turn-helix domain-containing protein has product MDELPIGRRVAYWRGQRKMSQQVFADRIGRSKSWVDKVERGDRRLDKFSMLYQIAVVLQIDVAMLLDRDLERGSTALGSYEQRELDDLRQALERSAPAAAIGRAPATPLHELAQSVNHAWLTYQYARYGVLVRGLPGLLRDSRAADAYHRGDAGRQAASLHGQVLQIASSALRKFGESELARLAADRAIGSALRAEDELLAAIATSRMANALLAMGRARPAFEANMVMAQRLAPADPGAADPARLSVYGSLLLQAAMAAARLGDNEGVRELFRLADEAARVLGGDRNEYWTSFGPTNVELHRAAAAVELGEGRQAVAIHENQIDHRALAALLPERRAHHLLDLARGYLLVGETGHAGEALVEADRVAPWEIRGRPIAHELMADILRRTKGAAPALVTDLATQMGARV; this is encoded by the coding sequence ATGGACGAGTTGCCGATCGGGCGTCGGGTCGCCTACTGGCGTGGCCAGCGGAAGATGTCCCAGCAGGTGTTCGCCGATCGTATCGGCAGGTCGAAGAGCTGGGTCGACAAGGTCGAGCGGGGCGACCGTCGGCTGGACAAGTTCTCGATGCTCTACCAGATCGCCGTGGTGCTCCAGATCGACGTGGCGATGCTGCTCGACCGGGACCTGGAGCGCGGATCCACCGCCCTGGGCAGCTACGAGCAGCGGGAACTGGACGATCTCCGGCAGGCGCTGGAGCGGTCCGCCCCGGCCGCCGCGATCGGCCGTGCCCCGGCCACGCCGCTGCACGAGTTGGCCCAGTCGGTCAACCACGCCTGGCTCACCTACCAGTACGCCCGCTACGGCGTGCTGGTACGCGGGCTGCCCGGACTGTTGCGGGACAGCCGGGCGGCGGACGCCTATCACCGGGGGGATGCCGGTCGGCAGGCGGCGAGCCTGCACGGGCAGGTGCTTCAGATCGCCTCCTCGGCGCTGCGGAAGTTCGGCGAGTCCGAGCTTGCCCGGCTCGCCGCGGACCGGGCGATCGGGAGTGCGCTGCGTGCCGAGGACGAACTGCTCGCCGCCATCGCGACCAGCAGGATGGCCAACGCCCTGCTCGCGATGGGCCGGGCCCGGCCGGCGTTCGAGGCGAACATGGTGATGGCGCAGCGACTCGCACCGGCCGATCCCGGCGCCGCCGACCCGGCCCGGCTCTCGGTGTACGGGTCGCTGCTGCTCCAGGCCGCGATGGCGGCGGCCCGGCTCGGTGACAACGAGGGCGTGCGCGAGCTGTTCCGCCTCGCCGACGAGGCCGCGAGGGTGCTCGGCGGGGACCGGAACGAGTACTGGACCAGCTTCGGGCCGACGAACGTGGAACTGCACCGGGCGGCGGCCGCGGTCGAGTTGGGCGAGGGGCGGCAGGCGGTCGCCATCCACGAGAACCAGATCGATCATCGGGCGCTCGCCGCGCTGCTGCCGGAGCGTCGGGCGCACCACCTGCTCGACCTCGCCCGTGGCTACCTGCTGGTCGGGGAGACCGGCCACGCCGGTGAGGCGCTGGTCGAGGCGGATCGGGTCGCGCCGTGGGAGATCCGGGGGCGGCCGATCGCGCACGAGCTGATGGCGGACATCCTTCGGCGTACGAAGGGTGCGGCACCGGCGCTGGTCACGGACCTGGCGACGCAGATGGGGGCGCGAGTGTGA
- a CDS encoding DUF397 domain-containing protein, with protein sequence MNPTGAIWRTSTRSSTNGGDCVEVADNLPGHVLVRDSKDPDGATLAFTPVAWRAFIVATGRR encoded by the coding sequence GTGAACCCGACCGGAGCGATCTGGCGCACGAGCACCCGCAGCAGCACCAACGGCGGCGACTGTGTCGAGGTGGCCGACAACCTGCCCGGACACGTACTCGTCCGGGACAGCAAGGACCCCGACGGCGCGACGCTGGCGTTCACCCCCGTTGCCTGGCGCGCCTTCATCGTCGCCACCGGGCGCCGCTGA
- a CDS encoding polysaccharide biosynthesis protein, whose translation MPLAAAPTPHPQPVRRRPGARRRTVALLGVDTVAWIAGFLTAAWTRYEFDLSTHVVSRVLVAGLVASAIFTGLTTVHRRRLGRHPLGSLLEARALTGAVAGTAALIVLGVLPLATHPIPASTPPVGGAIALLLMLAVRSVHRHRRSRSLRPSTGSAVPVLLFGLGSAGQSLLKAMVSDPRGKYLPVGLLDDDPEKRHLRLDGVPVLGGRPEITAAINLTRANTLILAIASAGPELIRQVRATTLEAGAEFKVLPPVRELVDHRISVADVRDLKITDLLGRPHAVADLGTRGAEVTGRRVLVTGAGGSIGSELCRQLMRANPGELMMLDRDESALHALQLSLTGRALLDGPELILADVRDAEGIARVVAERKPDIVFHAAALKHLTLLQRHPGEAIKTNVWGTLAVLSACRDVARFVNISTDKAANPISVLGYSKRITERLTAHTAAATDGTFLSVRFGNVLASRGSVVGAFQAQIEAGLPITVTHPEVTRYLMTVQEAVQLVLQASAIGRDGEALVLDMGDPVRIDDIARQLAAQAPGAPRIVYTGLRPGEKLHEDLIGTGEIDLRPLHPLISHVSVPPLDPIEASALDPFDDPARVIDRLAWLCEQPATFGPPVVLVPNTRDGRPADGYPIR comes from the coding sequence ATGCCACTCGCCGCAGCCCCCACCCCCCACCCGCAGCCCGTACGCCGCCGACCCGGTGCCCGGCGTCGCACGGTGGCGCTGCTCGGTGTCGACACCGTCGCCTGGATCGCCGGTTTCCTCACCGCCGCCTGGACCCGGTACGAGTTCGACCTGAGCACCCACGTGGTGAGCCGGGTGCTGGTCGCCGGCCTGGTCGCCAGCGCCATCTTCACCGGGCTGACCACCGTGCACCGCCGCCGGCTCGGGCGGCACCCGCTGGGCAGCCTGCTGGAGGCACGCGCGCTGACCGGCGCGGTCGCCGGCACCGCCGCCCTGATCGTGCTCGGCGTGCTGCCGCTGGCCACCCACCCGATCCCGGCCAGCACGCCCCCGGTCGGCGGGGCGATCGCCCTGCTGCTCATGCTCGCCGTCCGGTCGGTGCACCGGCACCGGCGCAGCCGGTCGCTGCGCCCGAGCACCGGTTCGGCCGTACCGGTGCTGTTGTTCGGTCTCGGCTCGGCCGGTCAGTCGCTGCTCAAGGCCATGGTCAGCGACCCGCGGGGCAAGTACCTGCCGGTCGGGCTGCTCGACGACGATCCGGAGAAGCGGCACCTTCGCCTGGACGGCGTACCGGTGCTCGGCGGGCGCCCGGAGATCACCGCCGCGATCAACCTGACCAGGGCGAACACCCTGATCCTGGCGATCGCCAGCGCCGGGCCGGAGCTGATCCGCCAGGTCCGCGCGACCACCCTGGAGGCCGGCGCCGAGTTCAAGGTGCTACCCCCGGTACGCGAACTCGTCGACCACCGGATCAGCGTCGCCGACGTACGCGACCTGAAGATCACCGACCTGTTGGGACGCCCGCACGCCGTCGCCGACCTCGGCACCCGGGGTGCGGAGGTGACCGGCCGGCGGGTGCTGGTGACCGGTGCCGGCGGCTCGATCGGCTCCGAACTGTGCCGGCAGCTGATGCGGGCCAACCCCGGCGAGCTGATGATGCTCGACCGGGACGAGTCGGCCCTGCACGCCCTGCAACTGTCGCTGACCGGCCGGGCCCTGCTCGACGGCCCGGAACTCATCCTCGCCGACGTACGCGACGCCGAGGGGATCGCCCGGGTGGTCGCCGAACGCAAGCCGGACATCGTCTTCCACGCCGCCGCGCTCAAGCACCTCACGCTGCTGCAACGGCACCCCGGCGAGGCGATCAAGACCAACGTCTGGGGCACCCTCGCGGTGCTCAGCGCCTGCCGGGACGTGGCCCGGTTCGTCAACATCTCCACCGACAAGGCGGCGAACCCGATCAGCGTGCTCGGCTACTCGAAGCGGATCACCGAACGGCTGACCGCGCACACCGCCGCCGCCACCGACGGCACCTTCCTCAGCGTGCGCTTCGGCAACGTACTGGCCAGCCGGGGGTCGGTGGTCGGCGCGTTCCAGGCCCAGATCGAGGCCGGACTGCCGATCACCGTCACCCACCCCGAGGTGACCCGCTACCTGATGACGGTGCAGGAGGCGGTGCAACTGGTGTTGCAGGCATCGGCGATCGGCCGCGACGGCGAGGCGCTGGTGCTGGACATGGGCGACCCCGTACGCATCGACGACATCGCCCGGCAGCTCGCCGCGCAGGCCCCCGGCGCCCCGCGGATCGTCTACACCGGCCTGCGTCCCGGGGAGAAACTGCACGAGGACCTGATCGGCACCGGCGAGATCGACCTCCGGCCGCTGCACCCGCTGATCTCGCACGTGAGCGTGCCGCCGCTCGACCCGATCGAGGCCAGCGCGCTGGACCCGTTCGACGACCCGGCCAGGGTGATCGATCGGCTCGCCTGGCTCTGCGAGCAGCCGGCCACCTTCGGCCCGCCGGTCGTGCTGGTCCCGAACACCCGCGACGGCCGCCCGGCGGACGGTTACCCGATCCGCTGA
- a CDS encoding TetR/AcrR family transcriptional regulator — protein MDQIERRAADPVDVERGLRADRIIDAAGRLLVSWGYQRITIGEVARRAGVGKGTVYLHFPTKEALFLAVLTRSVVVLVDALTREIDDDPAAVLPGRVARFGYRRLREDPIGRALFTGDADTLGALAHSPELGDVPQERDRVIGDYLAILREHGVARTDDDPEQQRHGFVALLTGYLATEPGAPDAEGTADFVARIAGAAFETPAADRSPDPAAQQVRALLHRTLDQLHQRLSRQFAF, from the coding sequence GTGGACCAGATCGAACGACGTGCCGCCGATCCGGTCGATGTCGAGCGCGGTCTGCGGGCCGATCGGATCATCGATGCCGCCGGCCGCCTGCTGGTCTCCTGGGGCTACCAGCGGATCACCATCGGCGAGGTCGCACGCCGGGCCGGTGTCGGCAAGGGCACCGTCTACCTGCACTTCCCGACGAAAGAGGCGCTCTTCCTGGCCGTGCTGACCCGGTCGGTGGTGGTGCTGGTCGACGCGCTGACGCGGGAGATCGACGACGACCCGGCCGCCGTACTGCCGGGTCGGGTGGCCCGGTTCGGCTACCGCCGACTGCGGGAGGACCCGATCGGCCGGGCACTGTTCACCGGCGACGCCGACACCCTGGGCGCGCTGGCACACAGCCCCGAGCTCGGCGACGTACCGCAGGAGCGGGACCGGGTGATCGGCGACTACCTCGCCATCCTGCGCGAGCACGGTGTCGCCCGTACCGACGACGACCCCGAACAGCAGCGGCACGGGTTCGTCGCGCTGTTGACGGGTTACCTGGCCACCGAGCCGGGGGCGCCGGACGCCGAAGGCACCGCCGACTTCGTCGCCCGGATCGCGGGCGCGGCCTTCGAGACCCCGGCCGCCGACCGGTCACCCGACCCGGCGGCCCAACAGGTACGCGCCCTGCTGCACCGCACCCTCGACCAACTGCACCAGCGGTTGAGTCGGCAGTTCGCCTTCTGA
- a CDS encoding sugar phosphate nucleotidyltransferase: MTTEDRSRQVGRSVEGDMHVVIMAGGKGVRLRPYTTSLPKPLVPIGDSHAILEIVLLQLADHGFTHATLAINHMGSLIRAFVGDGSRYGLRVDYVEERVPLCTVGPLFGLRDRLPEHFLVMNGDILTDINYADLLAAHRTSGAPLTVATFRRSVKIDFGVLVSRGDRVVEFTEKPTLDYEVSMGLYGLSRDTIAPYPVGLPFGFDQLMIDLIRTGRHPASYPFDGYWLDIGRPEDYDEANRTFDDLRSTLLPTGVREPV; encoded by the coding sequence TTGACGACAGAGGACCGGTCCCGGCAGGTGGGAAGGAGCGTGGAGGGCGACATGCACGTGGTGATCATGGCCGGCGGCAAGGGAGTCCGGCTGCGGCCGTACACCACGTCGCTGCCGAAGCCGCTGGTGCCGATCGGGGACAGCCACGCGATCCTGGAGATCGTCCTGCTCCAGTTGGCCGACCACGGATTCACCCACGCCACCCTGGCGATCAACCACATGGGATCGTTGATCCGCGCGTTCGTCGGCGACGGCTCCCGGTACGGCCTGCGGGTGGACTACGTGGAGGAACGCGTACCGCTCTGCACGGTCGGTCCGCTGTTCGGGCTGCGCGACCGGTTGCCGGAGCACTTCCTGGTGATGAACGGGGACATCCTCACCGACATCAACTACGCCGACCTGCTGGCCGCGCACCGCACCTCGGGGGCGCCGCTGACCGTGGCCACCTTCCGGCGCAGCGTCAAGATCGATTTTGGGGTGCTGGTCAGCCGGGGCGACCGGGTGGTCGAGTTCACCGAGAAGCCCACCCTCGACTACGAGGTCAGCATGGGCCTCTACGGCCTGTCCCGGGACACCATCGCGCCGTACCCGGTCGGACTGCCGTTCGGGTTCGACCAGCTCATGATCGATCTGATCCGTACCGGTCGGCACCCGGCCAGCTACCCGTTCGACGGCTACTGGCTCGACATCGGCCGGCCCGAGGACTACGACGAGGCGAACCGGACCTTCGACGACCTCCGCTCGACCCTGCTCCCCACCGGGGTACGGGAGCCGGTGTGA
- a CDS encoding cytochrome P450 family protein: MTATRPDAAEGTFDLMDERLLRDPFTGYSRIREQTPITRVTIPGIAPPWVVTRHEDVRAVLADPRFVTNPANVPGGAGVNLAEMVLRSRGVAEEHIRYLLANILEFDGADHHRLRRLVSRAFTARRVELLRPRIEQIAEDLLDRLPGAVRDDAVDLLRHFAYPLPVVVICELVGIPAQDRPGWQRASAALVEPSGAGMAEALRELVESTERVIAARRAEPADDLVSALIRAQDEDGDRLSDTELIAMVLTLLIAGHETTAHLIGNGTAALLTHPDQLARLRDEPELMPGAVPELLRWCGPATATRMRYATEDLRVGDVPIRRGEAVMPILVAANFDPRAFDDPDRLDLGRDRDGHRERHVAFAHGLHYCLGAPLARLEGEVAFGALLRRFPDLTLAVAPDELDRELVPGAWRLRALPVRLGGQRIG; encoded by the coding sequence ATGACCGCTACCCGGCCCGACGCTGCCGAGGGCACCTTCGACCTGATGGACGAGCGGTTGCTGCGCGACCCGTTCACCGGATACTCCCGGATCCGGGAGCAGACCCCGATCACCCGCGTCACGATTCCGGGCATCGCACCACCGTGGGTCGTCACCCGCCACGAGGACGTCCGGGCGGTGCTGGCGGACCCTCGGTTCGTCACCAACCCCGCCAACGTGCCGGGCGGTGCCGGGGTCAACCTCGCCGAGATGGTGCTCCGGTCCCGGGGCGTCGCCGAGGAACACATCCGCTACCTGCTGGCCAACATCCTCGAATTCGACGGCGCCGACCACCACCGACTCCGCCGGCTGGTCTCCCGCGCGTTCACCGCCCGCCGGGTCGAGCTGCTGCGCCCCAGGATCGAGCAGATCGCCGAGGACCTGCTCGACCGGCTGCCCGGCGCGGTGCGGGACGACGCCGTCGACCTGCTCCGACACTTCGCGTACCCGCTGCCGGTGGTGGTGATCTGCGAGCTGGTCGGCATCCCGGCGCAGGACCGGCCGGGCTGGCAGCGGGCCAGCGCCGCGCTGGTCGAGCCGTCCGGCGCGGGCATGGCCGAGGCCCTGCGCGAGCTGGTCGAGTCGACCGAACGGGTGATCGCGGCGCGGCGGGCCGAACCGGCGGACGACCTGGTCTCCGCGCTGATCCGGGCCCAGGACGAGGACGGCGACCGGCTCAGCGACACCGAGCTGATCGCCATGGTGCTGACCCTGCTGATCGCCGGCCACGAGACCACCGCGCACCTGATCGGCAACGGCACCGCCGCCCTGCTCACCCATCCCGACCAGCTCGCCCGGCTGCGCGACGAGCCCGAGCTGATGCCGGGTGCCGTACCCGAGCTGCTGCGCTGGTGCGGCCCGGCGACGGCGACCCGGATGCGGTACGCGACCGAGGACCTCCGGGTCGGGGACGTACCGATCCGTCGGGGTGAGGCGGTGATGCCGATCCTCGTCGCGGCGAACTTCGACCCGCGCGCGTTCGACGACCCGGATCGGCTCGACCTCGGCCGGGACCGGGACGGGCACCGGGAACGGCACGTCGCCTTCGCCCACGGGCTGCACTACTGCCTCGGCGCGCCGCTGGCCCGGCTGGAGGGGGAGGTGGCGTTCGGGGCGCTGCTGCGCCGGTTCCCCGATCTGACGCTGGCCGTAGCCCCGGACGAGTTGGACCGCGAGCTGGTGCCGGGTGCGTGGCGGTTGCGCGCGCTACCGGTACGACTCGGCGGTCAGCGGATCGGGTAA